GATGAAGCTGGTCGAGCTCGACCCGGCGGAAGCGGCGCCGGCCGTGCCCGCGCCTCCGGCTGCGCCTGTCGCCGCTCGTCCGGGGACACCGCGTCCGCAAGCCGCGGCGCGAGCGACGCAGCCGGTCGATCTCGAGGCGATCCTCGGGCGACTGCCCCCCGCTCCGGCGGTCGACGAACGCACCCTGCCGCGCCACGGCGGCGAGGGCGGCCTCGACATCCCCGACTTCCCGGCGGTCTATCGCGCCGCCGGCGTTGCCGAGCCGGCCCACGGCTTCACCGCGGCGAAGGTGCACGAGATCCTCTCCTCGCCCGACTTCGCCGGCCTCGACGGCAAGGCGAAGGCCGCGGCACTCGCCGGGTTCCTCAAGATGGTCCCCGGCGGCCCGGTGCCGATCGCCGACGTCATCCAGGACGCCGTGCGGCGCGACCAGGCGCTCGATAAGTTCGAGGAGTTCCTGCGTGGCAAGCTCCGCGCCGAGGAGGAGGCGGTGACGCACGAAAACGCCCGCCTGCAGGCGGAGGTCGACGCCCTCACCCGTCGCAACCAGGAGGCGATGGCGGCCAATCGCGCCAAGCTCGACGCCACGCTCAGCCGCTTCGGCGAGTGGCAGGCGCGCAAGCGGATCGAGGAGCGCGCGCTCGCCGAGGCGGTCTCGCCGTTCGTCGAGAGCAACCCGATCTCCGTCACGCCGGCGGCCGCCGGCGCCGCGAAGAACACCTAGCCGCCGTCGCTCCGCGCCTGCCGCGCCACGATTTCAACCGAACCGACCGATTCCAACCGCCCACCGGTCGCTCCGACAAGGAACTTCACGCCATGTTCGACCGTCTCGCCCGTGTCATCAAGTCGTGGCTCGGCTTCTTCATCTCCTTCGCCGAGGACCCGGAGGTCATGCTCCAGGAGTCGATCGAGGAGATGCGCAACACGCTGCCGCGGCTCAACCAGATCCTCGTCACCACCCGAGCCACGGTGATCCGGCTCGAACAGGAGAAGGGCGAGCTCGAACGGCGGGAAAAGCAGCTCACCTCCTCGATCCAGGCCGCCCTGCAGGAGGGCAGCGCCGAGGCGCGCAAGATCGCCGAGGCCGACGCGCTCGCGCTGCAGGAAGTCCGCGAGGACCTCACCGCGACGCGCGAGCAGTACGAGGCCGCGAGCAAGGCGTTCGACAACGCCCAGCTCTCGGTCGACGACATCAAGGACAAGCTGCGCGCCAAGATCGAGCAGTGCCGGCGCGCCATCCAGGAGTCGAAGAAGGCCGAGGTGATGCGCTCGGCGGCCAACGCGCTCGCCGAGCTCGACACCTACGGCACCGCCTCGACCGCCGAGAAATATCTCGAGGAGATCAAGCAGAAGGTCGCCGAGTCGAAGGCGGCGGTCGAAGTGGCCACCGGCGGCACCGACGTCGAGCGGATCAAGATGGAACGCAAGGCGCGCGAAATCCGCGCCAAGGGCGTGCTCTCCGAGTTCGAGGTGCAGATGGGCCTGAAGAAGGCCGACGCCGTGCCCGAGGCGGCGCCGTTCCCCGAGACCGCCCAGGGTCAGGCGACCCCCGCCAAGCAGGGGCAGCAGGGGAGCTGACGCTCCTCTCCCATGGGCTTCCTCGACCGCAACCCGGCGCTCAAGCGGGCGATCGCCAATCAGTACCAGGCGATCCTCGCCGTCGGCGCCGTGGGCTTCTCGCTGCTGCTGGCCAACCCGCTGCCGCTGATCGTCTTCGCCGGCGCCCAGCTCATGGTGATGCCGCTGCTCGTCGATCGCCTGAAGCGCCGCATGGAGATCGAGCAGAAGGCCTCGCAGCGGCAGTACGAGACGATGAGCGGCGAGCAGCGTTACGGCGAGCTGCCCGGCCCGATGCGCCAGCGCTACGACCGCCTGCGCCAGCTCTGCGGTCAGGTCCAGGAGAACTACCGCGGCCTCTCGCCCGCCTCGCAGGGCGTGCTCGCCGACCAGACCGAGAAGTTCAACGCCATCCTCGCCAACGCGCTGCGCCGGCTCTGGCTGCTGCAGAAGTACGAGGAGCTCGCCCGCACCTTCAGCGCCCGGCAGGTCAAGGACGAGATCGGCAAGATCAAGATGGCGCTCGAGTCGACGACGCTCGACCCGCGCGTGCGTGAGGCCTGGCAGCAGAACCTCTCGATCAAGGAGAAGCTGCTCGCCTCGGCCGACCGCAACCAGTCGCAGATGCAGGCGCTCGCCGCCGAGCTCGACTCGCTCGAGACGCTGCTGCAGCTGCTGCTCCAGAAGTCGCTCGCCGCCACCGACGCCGGCGCCTTCGCCCTCGAAATCGACGACGTCGTCTCGCAGGCCGAGGCGGATGCGGCGAGCGTCGTCGAGCTCGAACGGATGCTCGGCGGCATCCCCGAGCTCACCGAACCGCCCAACCTCGGCGAGCTCGCCACGCCGGGGGCGAACCGCAACCGCCAAGGAGGCTTCCGCCGTGGCTGAGACGCCGACGTTCCTCGCCACGCT
This genomic window from Holophagales bacterium contains:
- a CDS encoding PspA/IM30 family protein, which gives rise to MFDRLARVIKSWLGFFISFAEDPEVMLQESIEEMRNTLPRLNQILVTTRATVIRLEQEKGELERREKQLTSSIQAALQEGSAEARKIAEADALALQEVREDLTATREQYEAASKAFDNAQLSVDDIKDKLRAKIEQCRRAIQESKKAEVMRSAANALAELDTYGTASTAEKYLEEIKQKVAESKAAVEVATGGTDVERIKMERKAREIRAKGVLSEFEVQMGLKKADAVPEAAPFPETAQGQATPAKQGQQGS